From a region of the Candidatus Reconcilbacillus cellulovorans genome:
- a CDS encoding nitrite reductase yields MRRYAVTTLSDIQCQRSRVVRLGDEEIAVFRLSDGTVRAIENRCPHKGGKLSEGIVCGRYVFCPLHDWKIGLDDGRVQPPDEGCVRTYPVEVDEKTGTVYLLVSERSAMIS; encoded by the coding sequence TTGCGGCGTTATGCGGTGACGACGCTTTCGGACATTCAGTGTCAGCGTTCGCGGGTCGTCCGGCTCGGCGACGAGGAAATCGCCGTGTTTCGGCTGTCGGACGGCACGGTGCGGGCGATCGAAAACCGTTGCCCGCACAAGGGCGGCAAGCTTTCCGAAGGCATCGTCTGCGGCCGTTACGTGTTTTGCCCGCTGCACGACTGGAAAATCGGCCTCGACGACGGCCGCGTCCAGCCGCCGGACGAAGGCTGCGTCCGGACATATCCCGTCGAGGTGGACGAGAAGACCGGCACGGTGTACCTGCTTGTCTCCGAGCGGTCGGCGATGATATCCTGA
- a CDS encoding uroporphyrinogen-III synthase, with amino-acid sequence MKRLEGKRIAIAGPRRASELSRLIENWGGVALVRPAQGTVLIEDAELEKTLDDLIRRPYDWFVVTTGMGLDALVSAARRLGREAEFLEALRGMKLAARGYKALAALRRLGLEPVVRDDDGTTDGVVRAMEAYPLAGARVAVQFYGEPAPDLVRRLEALGATCGEVLPYRHEPPAPEALDTLIAEVESAAVDAVCFTAKPQVRFLFERAEATGRADRLLEAFAGPVVAAAVGKVTAEALRARGVGRVVAPAEERMGAMVAALADFWAGG; translated from the coding sequence ATGAAACGTCTCGAAGGAAAACGAATCGCGATCGCCGGGCCGCGGCGCGCGTCCGAGCTCTCCCGCCTGATCGAAAACTGGGGCGGCGTCGCGCTCGTGCGTCCGGCGCAGGGCACGGTGTTGATCGAGGACGCGGAGCTGGAAAAAACGCTGGACGACCTGATCCGCCGCCCGTACGACTGGTTCGTCGTCACGACCGGCATGGGGCTGGACGCGCTCGTGTCGGCCGCGCGGCGGCTCGGCCGGGAGGCGGAATTTCTCGAAGCGTTGCGCGGCATGAAGCTGGCGGCGCGCGGATACAAGGCGCTGGCCGCGCTGCGTCGGCTGGGCCTTGAGCCGGTCGTTCGCGACGACGACGGCACGACCGACGGCGTCGTGCGGGCGATGGAGGCGTATCCGCTGGCCGGGGCCCGTGTGGCGGTGCAATTTTACGGCGAGCCGGCGCCGGATCTGGTGCGGCGGCTGGAAGCGCTCGGCGCGACGTGCGGGGAAGTGTTGCCGTACCGGCACGAGCCGCCGGCGCCGGAAGCGCTGGATACGCTGATCGCCGAGGTGGAAAGCGCGGCGGTCGATGCCGTCTGCTTTACCGCTAAGCCGCAGGTGCGGTTTCTGTTCGAGCGGGCGGAGGCGACCGGCCGGGCCGATCGATTGCTTGAGGCGTTCGCCGGCCCGGTGGTCGCCGCGGCGGTCGGCAAGGTGACGGCGGAAGCGCTGCGCGCTCGCGGCGTCGGGCGCGTCGTCGCGCCGGCCGAGGAACGAATGGGCGCGATGGTCGCGGCGTTGGCTGATTTTTGGGCGGGAGGTTAG